The proteins below come from a single Eucalyptus grandis isolate ANBG69807.140 chromosome 3, ASM1654582v1, whole genome shotgun sequence genomic window:
- the LOC104436576 gene encoding cell division cycle protein 27 homolog B isoform X2: protein MPQSRYLFAISCFQMDLLKEAESALCSANEPGAEVPNGAAGHYLLGLIYRYTDRKRSAIHHFKQALSTDPLLWAAYEELCALGSAEEAAAVFSEAAAVCIHKQYLPNGFSPQNADMSSEDHNVNSARRSMDDVSSRQLKQMLSNNARDVAGSYHGTTASSRGSGQPLNGGSSQLSLYNTPSPVATQSLQLSGAAPPPPCRNMQPNGPNLSALGADSSPRSTVNSTIQAPRRKFVDEGKLRKISGRLFSDSGPRRSTRLAGDASANATTNATSVAGNGTSNSSKYLGSSKPSSAALRAVTIRKGQSWASENSDEGVRNEVTDDSRFNPTLANCSCPSGDHRTFDQEGASMPVAGPILTSARVLTGTAEVLGLLRLFGEAYRLSCMYRCQDALDIYSRLPHRHYNTGWVLSQVGKAYFELVDYMEADQAFNLARRASPYSLEGMDIYSTVLYHLKEDMKLSYLAQELIATDRLAPQSWCAMGNCYSLQKDHETALKNFQRAVQLDSKFAYAHTLCGHEYVSLEDFENGIKSYQTALRVDARHYNAWYGLGMVYLRQEKYEFSEHHFHMAFEINPCSSVIMSYLGTALHALKRSEEALMMMERAILADRKNPLPMYQKANILISLEKLDEALEVLEELKEYAPRESSVYALMGKIYKSRNMHAQAMLHFGLALDLKPSATDVATIKAEIEKLHVPDEVEDCL from the exons ATGCCTCAATCACGCTACTTGTTTGCAATATCGTGTTTTCAGATGGATCTGCTCAAAGAGGCCGAGTCGGCATTATGCTCTGCTAATGAGCCCGGGGCAGAG GTTCCAAATGGTGCTGCTGGTCACTACCTTCTTGGCCTTATCTACAG ATATACCGATAGAAAGAGAAGCGCCATCCATCACTTCAAGCAAGCTTTGTCAACAGATCCTTTATTGTGGGCTGCATATGAGGAGCTCTGTGCCTTAG gTTCTGCTGAAGAAGCGGCTGCAGTTTTCAGTGAGGCAGCTGCTGTTTGTATACATAAGCAGTACTTGCCCAATGGGTTTTCTCCTCAAAATGCAGATATGTCAAGTGAGGATCACAACGTAAATTCTGCCAGGAGGTCAATGGATGATGTGAGCTCAAGGCAACTGAAACAAATGCTAAGCAATAATGCAAGAGATGTTGCCGGAAGCTACCATGGAACTACTGCATCTTCACGAGGTTCTGGTCAGCCTCTAAACGGTGGATCTTCTCAGTTGTCTCTATATAATACTCCTTCCCCTGTTGCTACACAG TCTCTGCAGTTGTCAGGTGCTGCACCCCCACCACCATGTAGGAATATGCAGCCAAATGGACCAAACTTGAGTGCTCTTGGTGCTGATAGCTCCCCAAGGTCAACCGTAAACTCGACGATTCAAGCTCCTCGAAGAAAGTTTGTAGATGAAGGAAAATTGCGGAAg ATATCGGGAAGATTATTTTCTGATTCTGGTCCACGACGAAGTACAAGACTTGCTGGAGATGCATCAGCAAATGCAACTACAAATGCAACATCAGTTGCTGGAAATGGGACCAGCAACTCCTCTAAGTATCTTGGAAGTTCAAAACCGAGTTCTGCGGCACTTCGTGCTGTGACCATTCGAAAAGGACAGTCATGGGCCAGTGAAAATTCTGATGAAG GAGTACGGAATGAGGTTACTGATGATTCTCGTTTCAATCctacattggcaaattgttCTTGTCCTTCGGGGGACCATAGAACCTTTGATCAAGAAGGAGCAAGTATGCCTGTTGCTGGGCCTATACTGACTAGTGCAAGGGTTTTAACTGGCACAGCAGAAGTATTAGGTTTGCTAAGATTATTTGGGGAAGCCTATAGGCTTTCCTGCATGTACAGATGTCAG GACGCGCTAGATATATACTCGAGACTTCCGCACAGGCATTACAATACAGGCTGGGTGCTTTCACAG GTTGGCAAAGCATACTTTGAGTTGGTCGATTATATGGAAGCTGATCAAGCATTTAATCTTGCTCGTCGTGCATCTCCCTATAGTTTAGAAGGAATGGATATTTACTCAACTGTTCTTTAT catttaaaggAAGATATGAAGTTAAGTTACCTAGCTCAAGAGCTGATTGCAACGGACCGTCTAGCTCCTCAGTCATG GTGTGCCATGGGTAATTGCTATAGCTTGCAGAAGGACCATGAAACTGCTCTCAAGAATTTCCAGCGAGCGGTGCAGCTGGATTCAAAATTTGCATATGCCCATACTCTTTGTGGTCATGA GTATGTTTCTTTGGAGGATTTTGAAAATGGGATTAAAAGTTATCAGACTGCCCTCAGAGTTGATGCAAGACACTATAATGCGTGGTATGGGCTTGGAATGGTTTATCTTCGCCAAGAGAAGTATGAGTTCTCAGAGCATCACTTCCACATGGCTTTTGAGATAAATCCATGTTCTTCAGTTATAATGTCATACCTTGGAACAGCTTTGCATGCCTTGAAG AGAAGTGAGGAAGCtttgatgatgatggagagagcTATTTTAGCTGATAGAAAGAACCCTCTTCCCATGTATCAGAAGGCTAATATACTCATCAGCCTGGAAAAGCTTGATGAAGCCTTAGAAGTCCTAGAGGAGCTCAAAGAATATGCCCCTCGAGAAAGCAGCGTTTATGCTCTGATGGGCAAGATTTACAAGTCACGGAACATGCATGCGCAGGCCATGCTACATTTTGGCCTTGCTCTGGATTTAAAACCATCAGCAACTGATGTTGCCACCATTAAG GCTGAGATAGAAAAGTTGCATGTCCCAGATGAAGTAGAAGATTGCTTGTAG
- the LOC104436576 gene encoding cell division cycle protein 27 homolog B isoform X1 translates to MEAMLVDCVQNSLRHFMHRNAIFMCERLCAEFPSEVNLQLLAGCYLQNNQAYCAYHIVKGTQMPQSRYLFAISCFQMDLLKEAESALCSANEPGAEVPNGAAGHYLLGLIYRYTDRKRSAIHHFKQALSTDPLLWAAYEELCALGSAEEAAAVFSEAAAVCIHKQYLPNGFSPQNADMSSEDHNVNSARRSMDDVSSRQLKQMLSNNARDVAGSYHGTTASSRGSGQPLNGGSSQLSLYNTPSPVATQSLQLSGAAPPPPCRNMQPNGPNLSALGADSSPRSTVNSTIQAPRRKFVDEGKLRKISGRLFSDSGPRRSTRLAGDASANATTNATSVAGNGTSNSSKYLGSSKPSSAALRAVTIRKGQSWASENSDEGVRNEVTDDSRFNPTLANCSCPSGDHRTFDQEGASMPVAGPILTSARVLTGTAEVLGLLRLFGEAYRLSCMYRCQDALDIYSRLPHRHYNTGWVLSQVGKAYFELVDYMEADQAFNLARRASPYSLEGMDIYSTVLYHLKEDMKLSYLAQELIATDRLAPQSWCAMGNCYSLQKDHETALKNFQRAVQLDSKFAYAHTLCGHEYVSLEDFENGIKSYQTALRVDARHYNAWYGLGMVYLRQEKYEFSEHHFHMAFEINPCSSVIMSYLGTALHALKRSEEALMMMERAILADRKNPLPMYQKANILISLEKLDEALEVLEELKEYAPRESSVYALMGKIYKSRNMHAQAMLHFGLALDLKPSATDVATIKAEIEKLHVPDEVEDCL, encoded by the exons ATGGAAGCGATGCTCGTCGACTGCGTGCAGAACAGCCTGCGGCACTTCATGCACCGGAACGCCATTTTCATGTGCGAGCGTCTCTGCGCCGAGTTCCCTTCCGAG GTGAATCTGCAACTGTTAGCCGGTTGCTACCTGCAGAACAATCAAGCTTACTGTGCTTACCATATTGTAAAGG GGACTCAGATGCCTCAATCACGCTACTTGTTTGCAATATCGTGTTTTCAGATGGATCTGCTCAAAGAGGCCGAGTCGGCATTATGCTCTGCTAATGAGCCCGGGGCAGAG GTTCCAAATGGTGCTGCTGGTCACTACCTTCTTGGCCTTATCTACAG ATATACCGATAGAAAGAGAAGCGCCATCCATCACTTCAAGCAAGCTTTGTCAACAGATCCTTTATTGTGGGCTGCATATGAGGAGCTCTGTGCCTTAG gTTCTGCTGAAGAAGCGGCTGCAGTTTTCAGTGAGGCAGCTGCTGTTTGTATACATAAGCAGTACTTGCCCAATGGGTTTTCTCCTCAAAATGCAGATATGTCAAGTGAGGATCACAACGTAAATTCTGCCAGGAGGTCAATGGATGATGTGAGCTCAAGGCAACTGAAACAAATGCTAAGCAATAATGCAAGAGATGTTGCCGGAAGCTACCATGGAACTACTGCATCTTCACGAGGTTCTGGTCAGCCTCTAAACGGTGGATCTTCTCAGTTGTCTCTATATAATACTCCTTCCCCTGTTGCTACACAG TCTCTGCAGTTGTCAGGTGCTGCACCCCCACCACCATGTAGGAATATGCAGCCAAATGGACCAAACTTGAGTGCTCTTGGTGCTGATAGCTCCCCAAGGTCAACCGTAAACTCGACGATTCAAGCTCCTCGAAGAAAGTTTGTAGATGAAGGAAAATTGCGGAAg ATATCGGGAAGATTATTTTCTGATTCTGGTCCACGACGAAGTACAAGACTTGCTGGAGATGCATCAGCAAATGCAACTACAAATGCAACATCAGTTGCTGGAAATGGGACCAGCAACTCCTCTAAGTATCTTGGAAGTTCAAAACCGAGTTCTGCGGCACTTCGTGCTGTGACCATTCGAAAAGGACAGTCATGGGCCAGTGAAAATTCTGATGAAG GAGTACGGAATGAGGTTACTGATGATTCTCGTTTCAATCctacattggcaaattgttCTTGTCCTTCGGGGGACCATAGAACCTTTGATCAAGAAGGAGCAAGTATGCCTGTTGCTGGGCCTATACTGACTAGTGCAAGGGTTTTAACTGGCACAGCAGAAGTATTAGGTTTGCTAAGATTATTTGGGGAAGCCTATAGGCTTTCCTGCATGTACAGATGTCAG GACGCGCTAGATATATACTCGAGACTTCCGCACAGGCATTACAATACAGGCTGGGTGCTTTCACAG GTTGGCAAAGCATACTTTGAGTTGGTCGATTATATGGAAGCTGATCAAGCATTTAATCTTGCTCGTCGTGCATCTCCCTATAGTTTAGAAGGAATGGATATTTACTCAACTGTTCTTTAT catttaaaggAAGATATGAAGTTAAGTTACCTAGCTCAAGAGCTGATTGCAACGGACCGTCTAGCTCCTCAGTCATG GTGTGCCATGGGTAATTGCTATAGCTTGCAGAAGGACCATGAAACTGCTCTCAAGAATTTCCAGCGAGCGGTGCAGCTGGATTCAAAATTTGCATATGCCCATACTCTTTGTGGTCATGA GTATGTTTCTTTGGAGGATTTTGAAAATGGGATTAAAAGTTATCAGACTGCCCTCAGAGTTGATGCAAGACACTATAATGCGTGGTATGGGCTTGGAATGGTTTATCTTCGCCAAGAGAAGTATGAGTTCTCAGAGCATCACTTCCACATGGCTTTTGAGATAAATCCATGTTCTTCAGTTATAATGTCATACCTTGGAACAGCTTTGCATGCCTTGAAG AGAAGTGAGGAAGCtttgatgatgatggagagagcTATTTTAGCTGATAGAAAGAACCCTCTTCCCATGTATCAGAAGGCTAATATACTCATCAGCCTGGAAAAGCTTGATGAAGCCTTAGAAGTCCTAGAGGAGCTCAAAGAATATGCCCCTCGAGAAAGCAGCGTTTATGCTCTGATGGGCAAGATTTACAAGTCACGGAACATGCATGCGCAGGCCATGCTACATTTTGGCCTTGCTCTGGATTTAAAACCATCAGCAACTGATGTTGCCACCATTAAG GCTGAGATAGAAAAGTTGCATGTCCCAGATGAAGTAGAAGATTGCTTGTAG
- the LOC104436576 gene encoding cell division cycle protein 27 homolog B isoform X3, giving the protein MDLLKEAESALCSANEPGAEVPNGAAGHYLLGLIYRYTDRKRSAIHHFKQALSTDPLLWAAYEELCALGSAEEAAAVFSEAAAVCIHKQYLPNGFSPQNADMSSEDHNVNSARRSMDDVSSRQLKQMLSNNARDVAGSYHGTTASSRGSGQPLNGGSSQLSLYNTPSPVATQSLQLSGAAPPPPCRNMQPNGPNLSALGADSSPRSTVNSTIQAPRRKFVDEGKLRKISGRLFSDSGPRRSTRLAGDASANATTNATSVAGNGTSNSSKYLGSSKPSSAALRAVTIRKGQSWASENSDEGVRNEVTDDSRFNPTLANCSCPSGDHRTFDQEGASMPVAGPILTSARVLTGTAEVLGLLRLFGEAYRLSCMYRCQDALDIYSRLPHRHYNTGWVLSQVGKAYFELVDYMEADQAFNLARRASPYSLEGMDIYSTVLYHLKEDMKLSYLAQELIATDRLAPQSWCAMGNCYSLQKDHETALKNFQRAVQLDSKFAYAHTLCGHEYVSLEDFENGIKSYQTALRVDARHYNAWYGLGMVYLRQEKYEFSEHHFHMAFEINPCSSVIMSYLGTALHALKRSEEALMMMERAILADRKNPLPMYQKANILISLEKLDEALEVLEELKEYAPRESSVYALMGKIYKSRNMHAQAMLHFGLALDLKPSATDVATIKAEIEKLHVPDEVEDCL; this is encoded by the exons ATGGATCTGCTCAAAGAGGCCGAGTCGGCATTATGCTCTGCTAATGAGCCCGGGGCAGAG GTTCCAAATGGTGCTGCTGGTCACTACCTTCTTGGCCTTATCTACAG ATATACCGATAGAAAGAGAAGCGCCATCCATCACTTCAAGCAAGCTTTGTCAACAGATCCTTTATTGTGGGCTGCATATGAGGAGCTCTGTGCCTTAG gTTCTGCTGAAGAAGCGGCTGCAGTTTTCAGTGAGGCAGCTGCTGTTTGTATACATAAGCAGTACTTGCCCAATGGGTTTTCTCCTCAAAATGCAGATATGTCAAGTGAGGATCACAACGTAAATTCTGCCAGGAGGTCAATGGATGATGTGAGCTCAAGGCAACTGAAACAAATGCTAAGCAATAATGCAAGAGATGTTGCCGGAAGCTACCATGGAACTACTGCATCTTCACGAGGTTCTGGTCAGCCTCTAAACGGTGGATCTTCTCAGTTGTCTCTATATAATACTCCTTCCCCTGTTGCTACACAG TCTCTGCAGTTGTCAGGTGCTGCACCCCCACCACCATGTAGGAATATGCAGCCAAATGGACCAAACTTGAGTGCTCTTGGTGCTGATAGCTCCCCAAGGTCAACCGTAAACTCGACGATTCAAGCTCCTCGAAGAAAGTTTGTAGATGAAGGAAAATTGCGGAAg ATATCGGGAAGATTATTTTCTGATTCTGGTCCACGACGAAGTACAAGACTTGCTGGAGATGCATCAGCAAATGCAACTACAAATGCAACATCAGTTGCTGGAAATGGGACCAGCAACTCCTCTAAGTATCTTGGAAGTTCAAAACCGAGTTCTGCGGCACTTCGTGCTGTGACCATTCGAAAAGGACAGTCATGGGCCAGTGAAAATTCTGATGAAG GAGTACGGAATGAGGTTACTGATGATTCTCGTTTCAATCctacattggcaaattgttCTTGTCCTTCGGGGGACCATAGAACCTTTGATCAAGAAGGAGCAAGTATGCCTGTTGCTGGGCCTATACTGACTAGTGCAAGGGTTTTAACTGGCACAGCAGAAGTATTAGGTTTGCTAAGATTATTTGGGGAAGCCTATAGGCTTTCCTGCATGTACAGATGTCAG GACGCGCTAGATATATACTCGAGACTTCCGCACAGGCATTACAATACAGGCTGGGTGCTTTCACAG GTTGGCAAAGCATACTTTGAGTTGGTCGATTATATGGAAGCTGATCAAGCATTTAATCTTGCTCGTCGTGCATCTCCCTATAGTTTAGAAGGAATGGATATTTACTCAACTGTTCTTTAT catttaaaggAAGATATGAAGTTAAGTTACCTAGCTCAAGAGCTGATTGCAACGGACCGTCTAGCTCCTCAGTCATG GTGTGCCATGGGTAATTGCTATAGCTTGCAGAAGGACCATGAAACTGCTCTCAAGAATTTCCAGCGAGCGGTGCAGCTGGATTCAAAATTTGCATATGCCCATACTCTTTGTGGTCATGA GTATGTTTCTTTGGAGGATTTTGAAAATGGGATTAAAAGTTATCAGACTGCCCTCAGAGTTGATGCAAGACACTATAATGCGTGGTATGGGCTTGGAATGGTTTATCTTCGCCAAGAGAAGTATGAGTTCTCAGAGCATCACTTCCACATGGCTTTTGAGATAAATCCATGTTCTTCAGTTATAATGTCATACCTTGGAACAGCTTTGCATGCCTTGAAG AGAAGTGAGGAAGCtttgatgatgatggagagagcTATTTTAGCTGATAGAAAGAACCCTCTTCCCATGTATCAGAAGGCTAATATACTCATCAGCCTGGAAAAGCTTGATGAAGCCTTAGAAGTCCTAGAGGAGCTCAAAGAATATGCCCCTCGAGAAAGCAGCGTTTATGCTCTGATGGGCAAGATTTACAAGTCACGGAACATGCATGCGCAGGCCATGCTACATTTTGGCCTTGCTCTGGATTTAAAACCATCAGCAACTGATGTTGCCACCATTAAG GCTGAGATAGAAAAGTTGCATGTCCCAGATGAAGTAGAAGATTGCTTGTAG